The following proteins are encoded in a genomic region of Bosea beijingensis:
- a CDS encoding DUF4399 domain-containing protein, giving the protein MISRARIAAAGLFALAIWHAALPEAAAQTPTRQPAPPGAQVYFHYPIDGLSVPERFTVRIGLRGMGVAPAGINHARTGHHHLLIDTDPGPPDQPIPSDYNNIHLGNGQTEVVVTLPKGRHTLQLLLGDHTHTPHNPPVMSPKITVNVR; this is encoded by the coding sequence GTGATATCGCGAGCGCGCATCGCAGCAGCCGGCCTTTTCGCACTGGCGATCTGGCATGCTGCCCTTCCGGAAGCCGCGGCGCAGACGCCGACGCGTCAGCCGGCTCCGCCGGGGGCACAGGTCTATTTCCACTATCCGATCGATGGCCTGAGCGTGCCCGAACGCTTCACCGTGCGCATCGGCCTGCGCGGCATGGGCGTCGCGCCGGCCGGCATCAACCATGCGCGGACCGGCCACCATCACCTGCTGATCGACACCGATCCAGGCCCGCCCGACCAGCCGATTCCCTCCGACTACAACAACATCCATCTCGGCAATGGCCAGACCGAGGTGGTTGTGACGCTGCCCAAGGGCCGGCACACGCTGCAATTGCTGCTCGGCGACCACACTCATACGCCGCATAATCCGCCCGTGATGTCGCCGAAGATCACGGTCAATGTCCGCTAA
- a CDS encoding SUMF1/EgtB/PvdO family nonheme iron enzyme, producing the protein MTWLRVLIALVLLPLLAVSGRAQQPGEAARIALVIANETYPEAAIAGAAQQGRAVAETLTAGGFDVVAVENADRNALRQAIAGFASKLRRGAQVVVFYSGHTMQQRNRNFLLPVQNGAEGAVDLDEIVDPLIIARPASALIFLDAGRDNPWQEKVKGLLPLEPMEGISVLFPTAPGKALPNGPDRAGEAWLKAIRTPGLEMAQALKQVRDTVSRESRRSRQVWLSAEPPKGLVVTPVARPVAVAQTSRAVIPPPQTPGATQDAAYDLAFWESIRNSRSAAEYRAYLDAYPNGRFASLARTREQEYRASPAVPAPTAVAVATPPAAAQPVAGAPQRDCTGCPELVAIPAGNFQMGSNDLYEFEKPVHPVSVRGFYLGAREVTFEEWDLCIDQGGCNHRPDDRGLGRGKRPVTDIHWNDANAYLAWLSAKSGKAYRLPTESEWEYAARAGTTTTYPWGQTLVKERANCLGCNDQKRGSAVAAGQFPANAFGLYDMAGNAAEWVADCWSENYRSAPRDGSAYTVGGCRERVLRGGSFNNDPRYLRSAARFKYEADVRFYTNGFRVARDR; encoded by the coding sequence ATGACCTGGCTGCGCGTCCTGATCGCTCTGGTCCTGCTGCCGCTGCTGGCTGTCTCCGGCCGGGCCCAGCAGCCGGGCGAGGCTGCGCGGATCGCCCTCGTCATCGCCAACGAGACCTATCCGGAGGCGGCGATCGCAGGCGCCGCTCAGCAAGGGCGTGCTGTTGCCGAGACCTTGACTGCTGGCGGTTTCGATGTCGTCGCCGTCGAGAATGCCGACCGCAATGCGCTGCGTCAGGCGATCGCGGGCTTCGCCAGCAAGCTCAGACGTGGCGCGCAGGTCGTGGTGTTCTACAGCGGCCACACCATGCAGCAGCGCAACCGCAATTTCCTGCTGCCGGTGCAGAACGGAGCCGAAGGAGCCGTCGATCTCGACGAGATCGTCGATCCCCTGATCATCGCAAGGCCAGCAAGCGCCCTGATCTTCCTCGATGCCGGCCGCGACAATCCCTGGCAAGAGAAGGTGAAAGGGCTGCTGCCGCTAGAACCGATGGAAGGCATTTCCGTGTTGTTCCCGACGGCTCCCGGGAAGGCGCTGCCGAATGGCCCCGATCGTGCCGGCGAGGCTTGGCTCAAGGCGATCCGGACGCCGGGGCTGGAGATGGCGCAGGCGCTGAAGCAGGTGCGCGACACGGTCTCGCGCGAGAGCCGGCGCAGCCGGCAGGTCTGGCTTTCGGCGGAGCCGCCCAAGGGGCTCGTCGTCACGCCTGTCGCCCGGCCGGTTGCCGTCGCGCAAACCAGCCGCGCCGTCATTCCGCCGCCGCAGACGCCCGGCGCGACCCAGGATGCCGCTTACGATCTCGCTTTCTGGGAATCGATCCGCAACAGCCGGAGCGCAGCAGAGTACCGCGCCTATCTCGATGCCTATCCAAACGGGCGCTTTGCCTCGCTCGCCCGCACGCGTGAGCAGGAGTATCGTGCGAGCCCAGCGGTCCCCGCTCCCACTGCTGTTGCGGTCGCGACTCCACCAGCAGCGGCCCAGCCGGTCGCCGGCGCGCCGCAGCGCGACTGCACCGGCTGCCCCGAACTGGTCGCGATCCCCGCCGGCAATTTCCAGATGGGCTCGAACGATCTCTACGAGTTTGAGAAGCCGGTCCACCCGGTGAGCGTCCGCGGCTTCTATCTCGGCGCGCGCGAGGTGACCTTCGAGGAATGGGATCTCTGCATCGACCAGGGCGGGTGCAATCACCGGCCCGACGATCGCGGGCTCGGCCGCGGAAAGCGGCCGGTCACCGACATCCACTGGAACGATGCCAATGCCTATCTCGCCTGGCTCTCGGCCAAATCCGGCAAAGCCTATCGCCTGCCGACCGAAAGCGAATGGGAATATGCCGCCCGCGCCGGGACCACGACGACCTATCCCTGGGGCCAGACCCTGGTGAAGGAGCGGGCCAATTGCCTCGGCTGCAACGACCAGAAGCGCGGCAGCGCCGTCGCGGCCGGACAGTTCCCGGCCAATGCCTTCGGGCTCTACGACATGGCCGGCAATGCGGCCGAATGGGTCGCCGATTGCTGGAGCGAGAATTATCGCAGCGCGCCCCGCGACGGCAGCGCCTATACGGTCGGTGGCTGCCGCGAGCGTGTGCTGCGCGGCGGCTCGTTCAACAACGATCCGCGCTATCTGCGCTCGGCTGCGCGCTTCAAATACGAGGCCGATGTGCGCTTCTACACCAACGGATTCCGCGTCGCGCGCGATCGCTAG
- a CDS encoding SDR family NAD(P)-dependent oxidoreductase: MAKEFTGKRVIVMGGSRGIGRSIALGFAAGGAAVSICARSAGPLEATRKEIEALGVTAHAGTVDLADAGQIEAYVPEAVKALGGLDILVNNASGFGQTDDEDGWAASLSVDMMAVVRGSHAAIPHLQPGSSIVNISSISALRASSRSAPYGAIKAAVMHYTGSQAKMLARKGIRVNCVAPGSIEFPGGSWENRKTSNPELYNATLASIAFGRMGKPEEVAEVVLFLASAKASWVTGQSIVVDGGQLVGP; encoded by the coding sequence ATGGCCAAGGAATTCACCGGCAAGCGCGTGATCGTGATGGGTGGCAGCCGTGGCATCGGCCGCTCGATCGCGCTCGGCTTCGCCGCGGGCGGGGCGGCGGTCTCGATCTGCGCGCGCAGCGCCGGGCCGCTGGAGGCGACGCGCAAGGAGATCGAGGCACTCGGTGTCACAGCCCACGCGGGAACTGTCGATCTCGCCGATGCCGGCCAGATCGAGGCTTATGTGCCGGAGGCCGTGAAGGCGCTGGGCGGTCTCGACATCCTCGTCAACAACGCCTCCGGCTTCGGCCAGACCGACGACGAGGACGGTTGGGCCGCCTCGCTCAGCGTCGACATGATGGCGGTGGTGCGCGGCAGCCATGCGGCGATCCCGCATCTCCAGCCGGGCTCGTCTATCGTCAATATCTCGTCGATCTCGGCTTTGCGGGCGTCCTCGCGCTCGGCGCCCTATGGCGCGATCAAGGCGGCGGTGATGCACTATACCGGCAGCCAGGCGAAGATGCTGGCGCGCAAGGGCATCCGGGTGAACTGCGTCGCGCCGGGCTCGATCGAGTTCCCCGGCGGCTCCTGGGAGAACCGGAAGACTTCCAACCCCGAGCTCTACAACGCGACGCTGGCATCGATCGCTTTCGGGCGCATGGGCAAGCCCGAAGAGGTCGCCGAGGTCGTCCTCTTCCTGGCCTCGGCCAAGGCGAGCTGGGTCACCGGCCAGAGCATCGTCGTCGATGGCGGCCAGCTCGTCGGGCCGTAA